A genomic segment from Amygdalobacter nucleatus encodes:
- a CDS encoding sigma factor-like helix-turn-helix DNA-binding protein — MADLEKTEEINELLDLYLPLLTEKQQTALELVYQEDMSMQEAASLLGITKQTVHFNVQSGLKHITKLEANLHLLKRNKQLDTFISKYKQMKEANFDFSQLQADLTELQVGN; from the coding sequence GTGGCAGATTTAGAGAAGACAGAAGAAATCAACGAATTGTTGGACCTATACCTGCCTTTACTGACAGAGAAACAGCAGACAGCCCTAGAGCTAGTCTATCAAGAAGACATGAGCATGCAAGAAGCAGCTTCTCTCCTAGGCATAACGAAGCAGACAGTCCATTTTAATGTGCAGAGTGGACTTAAGCATATTACAAAACTGGAAGCGAATTTGCATTTGCTCAAACGAAACAAACAATTGGACACGTTTATTTCTAAGTACAAGCAGATGAAAGAAGCAAACTTTGACTTTAGCCAATTGCAGGCTGATTTAACAGAATTACAGGTAGGAAACTAA
- the ffh gene encoding signal recognition particle protein, whose product MALFTNLSDKLQAITRKLGGKTRLTEKDIDQMMREIRLALLDADVSIQVVKEFINDVKVKAHGQDVMASLSPGQQVVKIVRDNLAAVLGGANAKLEFASGPLTVIMLYGLQGSGKTSTAAKLALYLKKLGKQTLLCSVDTHRPAAALQLKVLADSINVPCFIQPDEKDATVIAKAALDKATYLMSDVLIVDTAGRQIVDDELMDELKAIDKIVKPTERLLVVDAMLGQESVKIWQAFDEAVGVSGFIMTKLDGDARGGAALSIHKLSNKAIKFVTTGEKVEALQEFYPERMADRILGMGDVLSLIDQVTAKVDKEKMTQTIDDLSQNKFTLATMLTQFEQVKKMGSLKDIVGMLPGMANAKLDESKLDDRVIDYNIAIIRSMTLKERLHPNLLDASRRKRIAKGSGRSVSEINLLIKQYEQTNKLMKQFQLPKLKNKNKKGKAKGSFNPFKKLFGNQSAMVSQESMAEQAKKLLNDPSMLNNKQNPFKW is encoded by the coding sequence ATGGCACTGTTTACAAATTTATCAGACAAGCTGCAAGCAATAACACGTAAGCTAGGTGGTAAGACACGCTTAACTGAAAAAGACATTGATCAGATGATGCGTGAAATCCGTTTAGCCTTGCTTGATGCTGACGTTTCAATCCAAGTTGTTAAAGAATTTATCAACGATGTCAAAGTTAAAGCCCATGGCCAAGATGTCATGGCTAGCTTGAGCCCAGGCCAGCAGGTAGTTAAGATCGTTCGAGATAATTTGGCGGCTGTCTTAGGTGGCGCCAATGCCAAATTAGAATTTGCCTCAGGCCCACTTACAGTTATCATGCTTTATGGTCTGCAGGGCTCTGGTAAGACAAGTACAGCTGCTAAGTTAGCTTTGTATTTGAAGAAGTTAGGCAAGCAGACTTTACTCTGCTCAGTCGATACCCATCGACCAGCTGCTGCTTTACAGCTGAAGGTTTTAGCTGATAGCATCAATGTCCCTTGCTTCATTCAACCAGATGAGAAGGACGCAACTGTTATTGCTAAGGCAGCTTTGGACAAAGCTACATATTTGATGTCCGATGTCTTAATCGTAGATACAGCTGGTCGCCAGATTGTTGATGATGAACTGATGGACGAGTTAAAGGCTATTGACAAGATTGTCAAACCAACTGAACGCTTGTTAGTTGTCGATGCGATGTTAGGTCAAGAATCAGTCAAGATTTGGCAAGCATTTGACGAAGCTGTCGGTGTTTCTGGCTTTATCATGACTAAGCTAGATGGCGATGCTAGAGGCGGTGCGGCTTTATCTATTCATAAGTTGAGCAACAAGGCAATCAAGTTCGTGACAACTGGTGAAAAGGTTGAGGCCTTGCAGGAATTTTATCCTGAACGCATGGCTGACAGAATTTTAGGCATGGGCGATGTGCTCAGCCTGATTGATCAAGTGACAGCTAAGGTTGACAAAGAGAAGATGACCCAGACAATTGATGATCTGAGTCAGAACAAGTTCACTTTGGCTACGATGTTGACTCAATTTGAGCAAGTCAAGAAGATGGGTTCATTGAAAGACATTGTCGGTATGTTGCCAGGCATGGCCAATGCCAAGCTTGATGAGAGCAAACTTGATGATCGAGTAATTGACTACAATATCGCTATCATTCGGTCTATGACGCTTAAAGAACGCTTGCATCCTAATTTGCTTGATGCTTCCAGACGTAAGCGCATTGCCAAAGGCTCTGGCCGCTCAGTTTCTGAGATCAATCTCTTGATCAAGCAATATGAGCAGACTAATAAGCTGATGAAACAGTTCCAGTTGCCTAAGCTCAAGAACAAGAACAAAAAGGGCAAGGCCAAAGGCAGCTTCAATCCGTTCAAGAAGTTGTTCGGTAATCAGTCAGCGATGGTCAGCCAAGAGAGTATGGCCGAACAAGCTAAGAAATTACTCAATGATCCGAGCATGCTGAACAATAAGCAAAATCCATTCAAATGGTAA
- the rpsP gene encoding 30S ribosomal protein S16, whose protein sequence is MAVKIRLKRIGMKKQPHYRVVVADARAPRDGRFIEEIGYYNPKSEPVSLQLDLAKVDEWIKNGAQPTETVRSLIRKAKEQQ, encoded by the coding sequence ATGGCAGTTAAAATCAGATTAAAGAGAATTGGTATGAAGAAGCAACCACATTATCGTGTAGTTGTTGCTGATGCACGTGCACCACGTGATGGACGTTTTATCGAAGAGATTGGTTATTACAATCCAAAGTCTGAACCTGTTAGCTTACAATTAGATTTAGCTAAGGTCGATGAGTGGATTAAAAACGGCGCCCAACCAACTGAAACTGTTCGTTCTTTGATCCGCAAGGCAAAAGAGCAGCAGTAA
- a CDS encoding KH domain-containing protein, giving the protein MERQRRQRILDNVSYEQALVELHDLLQILVEPLVEHKDEIKIVPVEKEHQVVLQLYVHNDDMGRVIGRAGKRAQAIRSLIKAKASRVGVRVAVDIVDNIA; this is encoded by the coding sequence ATGGAAAGACAAAGACGTCAAAGAATTTTAGATAATGTTTCTTATGAGCAAGCTTTAGTTGAATTACACGATCTTTTGCAGATCTTAGTTGAACCATTGGTTGAGCATAAGGACGAGATTAAGATTGTACCTGTTGAAAAAGAGCATCAAGTTGTTTTGCAATTATACGTGCACAACGATGATATGGGCCGCGTAATTGGTCGTGCTGGTAAGCGAGCACAGGCAATTCGTTCTTTGATCAAAGCGAAGGCTAGTCGCGTTGGCGTTAGGGTGGCAGTCGATATTGTTGATAATATAGCTTAA